The following coding sequences lie in one Nycticebus coucang isolate mNycCou1 chromosome 18, mNycCou1.pri, whole genome shotgun sequence genomic window:
- the LOC128570409 gene encoding UPF0729 protein C18orf32 homolog has translation MVCIPCIVIPVLLWVHKKFLEPYIYPLISPFVSCIWPRKAVQESNDKNKGKVDCKGGDINGLPTRGPAEISDKKKD, from the coding sequence ATGGTGTGCATTCCTTGTATCGTCATTCCGGTTCTGCTGTGGGTCCACAAAAAATTCCTGGAGCCATACATATACCCTCTGATTTCCCCTTTTGTTAGTTGTATATGGCCTAGAAAAGCTGTACAAGAATCCAAcgataaaaataaaggcaaagtaGACTGTAAGGGTGGAGACATAAATGGATTACCAACAAGAGGACCAGCAGAAATCTCTGATAAAAAGAAAgactaa